A genomic region of Desulfosarcina ovata subsp. ovata contains the following coding sequences:
- the rpoC gene encoding DNA-directed RNA polymerase subunit beta' gives METLYDFFSKPTDPRRYTGVKVSLASSDQIRQWSHGEIKKPETINYRTFKPERDGLFCAKIFGPTKDYECNCGKYKRMKHRGVICEKCGVEVIQSKVRRERMGHIELATPVSHIWFLKSLPSKIGNLLDITLKNMEKVLYFDSYIVIDPKDTALTRGQLLSDEKYQEAIDTYGFGKFEAGIGAEAVKVLLESIELDELYQELRKDIRATSSVAKRQKLSKRLKIVDAFMRSGLEPVWMIMDVIPVLPPDLRPLVPLEGGRFATSDLNDLYRRVINRNNRLKRLMDLKAPEIIVRNEKRMLQESVDVLFDNGRHGRVITGTNKRPLKSLSDTLKGKQGRFRQNLLGKRVDYSGRTVITVGPNLRLHQCGLPKKMALELFKPFVYYRLEQKGLVSTVKSAKKMVEREVPEVWDTLDEVVKEYPVMLNRAPTLHRLGIQAFEPTLIEGKAIQLHPLVCTAFNADFDGDQMAVHVPLSVESQIEARVLMLASNNILSPANGSPIIVPSQDIVLGLYYMTRRKDGCRGEGKVFANPEEVRAAYDGRAVDLHANIIVRIAGQRVETSVGRILLWEIMPKEEVVRLRHIMTSDQKTLETAMDAAKAGEDFEGLVETYSESPDKKSNGEIGLLRREDMIRIFEAESGDVAALFRLSENDFSPIISTATGYHFFQLIERRPEIPFETINKVMDKGALRGLVDYVYRNLGPKATVILADRLKDIGYKYSTKGGLSISIDAMIIPDKKGDILGRADRQVVEIGRQYTEGLITQGEKYNKVVDIWAKATDDVANEMMDAMKVEPAVDAQGNPKLDDSGQALMVESFNPIYMMADSGARGSKDQMRQLAGMRGLMAKPSGEIIETPIQANFREGLSVLQYFISTHGARKGLADTALKTANSGYLTRRLADVAQDCAVVEDDCGTTLGVEVEPLLEGGEVIQRLSERILGRTTLNDILDPFTDEVIIRGGKEIDESDALKIENAGVTNVLIRSVLTCKTKHGVCAKCYGRDLAHGRTVEMGQAVGILAAQSIGEPGTQLTMRTFHIGGTASRRVEQADIRARTVGKIKFVDLNVVKNADNELIVMNRRGGEFAIVGDTGRERERCPVIYGAHIVVQEGQMVNPGDLLAVWDPFTTPIITEVPGSVKFGDLIPGKTIQEKVDPVTGKSSRTVIESKTAEERPRISIKGEDGKTARLPKGSGMARYILPVDAIVMVEEGDPVKAGDIIAKLPRATTKTKDITGGLPRVAELFEVRKPKEVAVLSEIDGYVSISKATKKGKQRVTISPVDVGEKKEYLIPRGKHINVYEGDYIRAGEPLIGGAANPQDILKIKGEVALAKYLVDEVQEVYRLQGVRINDKHIEVIVRQMMRRVKVTDIGDTDFILEEQVDKITFEEANEAIIAKGGKPATAEPLILGITKASLSTDSFISAASFQETTKVLTDASIAGSVDGLRGLKENVIMGRIIPAGTGVSEYRTLAVTANRTD, from the coding sequence ATGGAAACACTATACGATTTTTTCTCCAAGCCGACAGACCCCCGGCGCTATACCGGCGTCAAAGTCTCGCTGGCTTCTTCCGACCAGATCCGGCAATGGTCCCATGGCGAGATCAAAAAACCGGAGACCATAAATTATCGAACCTTCAAGCCGGAACGCGACGGACTGTTCTGTGCAAAGATCTTCGGGCCGACCAAGGACTACGAATGCAACTGCGGTAAATATAAGCGGATGAAGCATCGCGGAGTGATCTGCGAGAAGTGCGGCGTCGAGGTTATTCAGTCCAAGGTCCGCCGTGAGCGCATGGGGCATATCGAACTGGCCACTCCGGTTTCGCATATCTGGTTCCTCAAGAGCCTGCCCAGCAAGATCGGCAACCTTCTCGATATCACGCTCAAAAATATGGAGAAGGTGCTCTATTTTGACTCCTATATCGTCATTGACCCCAAGGACACCGCCCTGACCCGGGGCCAACTGTTGTCCGACGAGAAATACCAGGAAGCCATCGATACGTACGGCTTTGGCAAGTTCGAGGCCGGTATCGGTGCGGAAGCCGTCAAGGTCCTTTTGGAAAGTATCGAGCTGGACGAACTCTATCAGGAACTGCGCAAGGATATCCGCGCCACCAGCAGTGTGGCCAAACGGCAGAAACTCTCCAAGCGCCTCAAGATCGTGGATGCGTTCATGCGTTCGGGGCTGGAGCCGGTCTGGATGATCATGGATGTCATCCCGGTGCTGCCGCCTGACCTGAGGCCCCTGGTTCCATTGGAAGGCGGGCGTTTTGCGACTTCCGATCTCAATGACCTTTACCGGCGGGTGATCAACCGCAACAACCGGCTCAAGCGGCTCATGGATCTGAAGGCGCCGGAAATCATCGTGCGCAACGAAAAACGGATGCTGCAGGAGTCGGTGGACGTGCTCTTTGACAATGGCCGCCATGGCCGTGTGATCACGGGCACCAACAAACGGCCGCTCAAATCCCTGAGTGATACCCTCAAAGGCAAGCAGGGCCGGTTCCGGCAGAACCTTTTGGGCAAACGCGTGGATTACTCTGGACGTACGGTCATCACCGTCGGGCCGAACCTGCGGTTGCATCAGTGCGGGCTGCCCAAGAAGATGGCCCTGGAGCTGTTCAAACCCTTTGTCTACTACCGGCTGGAGCAAAAGGGACTGGTTTCGACCGTGAAAAGTGCCAAGAAGATGGTCGAGCGCGAAGTCCCGGAGGTGTGGGACACCCTGGATGAAGTGGTCAAGGAGTACCCGGTGATGCTCAACCGTGCACCGACCTTGCACCGACTGGGCATTCAGGCCTTTGAACCGACGCTGATCGAGGGCAAGGCCATTCAGCTTCATCCGCTGGTTTGTACGGCGTTCAATGCCGACTTCGACGGAGACCAGATGGCCGTGCATGTGCCGTTGTCCGTTGAATCCCAGATCGAAGCCCGCGTCCTGATGCTGGCCAGCAACAACATCCTGTCGCCGGCCAATGGCAGCCCGATCATTGTCCCCAGCCAGGACATCGTTCTGGGCTTATACTACATGACCCGCAGAAAAGATGGCTGCCGGGGTGAGGGCAAGGTTTTTGCCAATCCAGAAGAAGTCCGCGCCGCCTACGACGGCCGTGCCGTTGACCTGCATGCCAATATTATTGTGCGTATCGCCGGGCAGCGCGTGGAAACGTCCGTGGGGCGGATTCTGCTTTGGGAAATCATGCCCAAAGAAGAGGTGGTGCGGCTGCGGCACATCATGACCAGCGATCAGAAGACACTGGAAACCGCTATGGATGCCGCCAAGGCCGGAGAGGATTTCGAGGGGCTTGTCGAGACCTACTCGGAAAGCCCTGACAAGAAGAGTAACGGGGAGATCGGACTGCTCAGGCGAGAGGATATGATCCGTATTTTCGAGGCGGAGTCAGGCGATGTCGCCGCCCTGTTCCGGCTTTCCGAAAACGATTTTTCACCGATCATCTCGACCGCTACCGGATATCATTTTTTCCAGTTGATCGAGCGGCGACCGGAAATTCCATTTGAAACCATCAACAAGGTCATGGACAAGGGTGCCCTGCGCGGGCTGGTCGATTATGTCTACCGGAATCTCGGTCCCAAGGCGACGGTCATTCTGGCCGACCGGTTGAAAGACATCGGATACAAGTATTCGACCAAAGGCGGCCTTTCCATTTCCATCGATGCCATGATCATTCCGGATAAAAAGGGCGATATTCTCGGCCGTGCGGACAGACAAGTGGTGGAAATCGGCCGTCAGTATACCGAGGGTCTGATCACCCAGGGGGAGAAATACAACAAGGTCGTTGATATCTGGGCCAAGGCCACTGACGATGTGGCCAACGAAATGATGGACGCCATGAAGGTGGAGCCGGCGGTCGATGCCCAGGGCAACCCCAAACTGGATGACTCCGGTCAGGCGCTCATGGTCGAGAGTTTTAATCCCATTTACATGATGGCCGACTCCGGCGCCCGCGGCAGCAAGGACCAGATGCGTCAGCTGGCCGGTATGCGGGGGCTGATGGCCAAGCCCTCCGGCGAGATTATCGAAACCCCGATTCAGGCCAACTTCCGTGAAGGGCTATCCGTGCTGCAGTACTTCATTTCCACCCATGGCGCCCGCAAAGGGTTGGCCGACACCGCATTGAAGACGGCCAACTCCGGTTACCTGACCCGGCGTCTGGCGGATGTGGCCCAGGATTGTGCCGTGGTGGAGGATGACTGCGGGACCACCCTGGGCGTTGAGGTCGAACCCCTGCTCGAAGGCGGCGAAGTGATCCAGCGCCTCAGTGAGCGTATTCTGGGGCGGACCACCCTGAATGACATTTTGGATCCGTTTACCGATGAGGTGATCATCCGGGGGGGCAAAGAGATTGACGAAAGTGATGCCCTGAAAATCGAAAATGCCGGCGTCACCAACGTGTTGATCCGATCGGTACTGACCTGCAAGACCAAACATGGCGTTTGCGCCAAATGTTACGGTCGTGATCTGGCCCACGGGCGGACGGTCGAGATGGGACAGGCTGTGGGGATCCTGGCCGCCCAGTCGATCGGTGAGCCCGGGACCCAGCTGACCATGCGCACCTTTCACATTGGTGGTACGGCCAGCCGGCGTGTGGAGCAGGCCGATATTCGTGCTCGGACCGTCGGGAAGATCAAGTTCGTGGATCTCAACGTGGTTAAAAATGCGGACAATGAACTGATCGTCATGAACCGCCGGGGTGGAGAATTCGCCATTGTGGGCGACACCGGCCGTGAGCGTGAACGATGTCCGGTTATCTATGGCGCCCACATCGTGGTGCAGGAAGGCCAGATGGTCAATCCCGGCGATCTGTTGGCCGTCTGGGATCCCTTCACGACACCCATCATCACCGAGGTGCCCGGGAGCGTGAAATTTGGTGACCTGATTCCGGGAAAGACGATCCAGGAAAAGGTCGACCCGGTTACCGGTAAATCCAGTCGTACCGTTATCGAGTCGAAAACCGCCGAAGAGCGCCCCCGCATCTCCATAAAAGGAGAGGACGGCAAGACCGCCAGGCTTCCCAAAGGTTCGGGAATGGCACGCTATATCCTACCGGTGGATGCCATCGTTATGGTGGAGGAGGGCGATCCGGTAAAAGCTGGCGACATTATTGCCAAGCTGCCCCGAGCGACAACCAAAACCAAGGATATTACCGGTGGTCTTCCCCGGGTGGCCGAGCTCTTTGAAGTCAGAAAACCGAAGGAAGTCGCGGTATTGAGTGAAATTGACGGCTACGTTTCGATTTCCAAGGCCACCAAGAAAGGCAAGCAGCGGGTCACGATCTCACCGGTGGATGTGGGTGAGAAGAAGGAGTACCTGATCCCCCGCGGCAAGCATATCAATGTCTACGAGGGCGATTACATCAGGGCGGGAGAACCCCTGATCGGCGGGGCGGCCAACCCTCAGGACATCCTGAAGATCAAAGGGGAAGTCGCCCTGGCCAAATACCTGGTTGACGAGGTTCAGGAAGTCTACCGCCTGCAGGGAGTGCGCATCAACGACAAACACATCGAGGTGATTGTGCGTCAGATGATGCGACGGGTGAAAGTCACCGACATCGGCGACACCGACTTTATTCTTGAAGAACAGGTGGACAAAATCACCTTTGAGGAAGCTAATGAGGCGATTATCGCCAAAGGTGGAAAGCCGGCGACGGCCGAGCCGTTGATTTTGGGGATCACCAAGGCGTCACTCAGCACCGACAGCTTTATTTCAGCCGCTTCGTTTCAGGAGACCACCAAAGTGTTGACCGATGCCAGTATTGCCGGTTCGGTGGATGGGCTGCGGGGTCTCAAGGAGAATGTCATTATGGGGCGGATCATTCCCGCCGGAACCGGGGTTTCTGAATACCGAACTCTTGCCGTGACCGCAAACCGGACCGATTGA
- the rpsL gene encoding 30S ribosomal protein S12, with protein sequence MPTINQLVRKGRKRVEKKTNTPALKGAPQKRGVCTRVYTSTPKKPNSALRKVARVRLTTGVEVTAYIPGIGHNLQEHSVVLVRGGRVKDLPGVRYHIVRGTLDTLGVDGRRQGRSKYGAKRPK encoded by the coding sequence ATGCCAACAATCAACCAGCTAGTACGTAAGGGCCGGAAAAGAGTAGAAAAAAAGACCAACACACCGGCGCTTAAAGGTGCACCTCAAAAAAGAGGGGTCTGTACCCGTGTCTATACATCAACACCCAAAAAGCCAAACTCGGCGTTGCGGAAAGTCGCCAGGGTGCGTTTGACCACTGGTGTGGAGGTCACGGCGTATATCCCCGGGATTGGGCACAATCTGCAGGAGCACTCGGTCGTATTGGTCCGTGGCGGCCGCGTCAAAGACCTTCCCGGTGTCCGTTATCACATTGTTCGTGGAACCCTGGATACGCTTGGCGTGGATGGCCGGCGGCAGGGGCGGTCCAAGTATGGTGCCAAGCGGCCGAAATAG
- the rpsG gene encoding 30S ribosomal protein S7, translating to MPRRREVPERVIIPDVKYNSKLVSKFIASIMRDGKKSTAETLLYGAFDIISEKTNEEPLKVFEKALDNVKPMIEVKSRRVGGSTYQVPTEIRPSRRTALGIRWVIGYARSRGEKGFDAKLAGELMDAANNRGASVKKREDTHKMADANKAFAHYRW from the coding sequence ATGCCGAGAAGAAGAGAAGTCCCTGAACGGGTAATCATCCCGGATGTTAAATACAACAGCAAGCTGGTCTCGAAATTTATTGCCTCCATCATGCGCGATGGGAAGAAAAGCACCGCCGAAACATTGCTCTACGGCGCCTTTGATATTATCAGCGAGAAAACCAATGAAGAACCACTGAAGGTTTTCGAAAAGGCGCTCGACAATGTGAAACCGATGATCGAAGTCAAATCCAGGCGTGTGGGTGGATCGACATACCAGGTACCTACCGAAATCCGGCCTTCCCGCAGAACAGCCCTGGGAATCCGCTGGGTCATCGGCTATGCGCGCAGTCGCGGGGAAAAAGGGTTCGACGCCAAACTGGCCGGGGAACTGATGGATGCTGCCAACAATCGTGGCGCTTCGGTTAAAAAGCGCGAGGACACGCATAAGATGGCAGATGCCAACAAGGCTTTTGCCCATTACCGCTGGTAA
- the tuf gene encoding elongation factor Tu, translating to MAKEKFERTKPHVNVGTIGHIDHGKTTLTAAITKLSGMRGMADFIPFDEIDKAPEEKERGITIATAHVEYETATRHYAHVDCPGHADYIKNMITGAAQMDGAILVVGADDGPMPQTREHILLARQVGVPRIIVFLNKCDMVDDEELIELVELELRELLDKYEFPGDDTPIIRGSALKALESDSVDAEEAKCIFELLDAIDSYIPEPERDVDKPFLMPIEDVFSISGRGTVVTGRVERGIIHVGDNVEIVGIRETAKTVCTGVEMFRKLLDEGQAGDNIGVLLRGTKRDEVERGQVVAAPGSITPHTKFKAEAYILSKEEGGRHTPFFNGYRPQFYFRTTDVTGILNLPEGVEMVMPGDNVAITAELITPIAMEKELRFAIREGGRTVGAGVVSEIIE from the coding sequence ATGGCGAAGGAAAAATTTGAGAGGACAAAGCCGCATGTCAACGTAGGTACGATCGGGCATATCGACCATGGCAAGACGACCCTGACGGCAGCGATCACCAAGCTGAGCGGGATGCGTGGGATGGCGGATTTCATTCCGTTCGACGAGATTGACAAGGCGCCCGAGGAGAAGGAGCGGGGGATCACGATTGCCACGGCCCACGTGGAGTACGAGACGGCCACTCGCCATTACGCGCACGTGGACTGCCCGGGCCATGCGGACTACATCAAGAACATGATTACCGGCGCCGCCCAGATGGACGGAGCGATTCTGGTGGTGGGCGCCGACGACGGCCCGATGCCCCAGACCCGTGAGCACATTCTTCTGGCCCGCCAGGTGGGTGTTCCCCGGATCATCGTCTTTTTGAACAAATGCGACATGGTGGATGATGAAGAGCTGATCGAGCTGGTGGAGCTGGAGTTGCGGGAGCTTCTGGACAAGTACGAGTTTCCCGGTGACGACACGCCGATCATCCGTGGCAGCGCATTGAAGGCGCTGGAGAGTGACAGTGTGGACGCGGAAGAAGCGAAGTGCATTTTCGAGCTTCTGGATGCGATTGACAGCTATATTCCGGAGCCGGAGCGCGACGTGGACAAACCGTTTTTGATGCCGATCGAAGACGTGTTCAGCATTTCCGGCCGGGGTACCGTGGTAACGGGCCGTGTGGAGCGCGGCATCATCCATGTGGGTGACAACGTAGAGATCGTGGGTATCCGCGAAACCGCCAAGACGGTATGTACCGGAGTGGAGATGTTCCGCAAGCTGCTTGATGAAGGTCAGGCGGGGGACAACATCGGGGTATTGCTGCGCGGCACCAAGCGTGACGAAGTCGAACGCGGCCAGGTGGTGGCGGCACCGGGATCGATTACGCCGCACACGAAGTTCAAAGCCGAGGCGTACATTCTGAGCAAGGAAGAAGGAGGCCGTCACACCCCGTTTTTCAACGGTTATCGTCCGCAGTTTTATTTCCGGACCACGGACGTGACGGGGATTTTGAATCTTCCCGAGGGCGTTGAGATGGTGATGCCCGGTGACAACGTGGCCATCACGGCGGAGCTGATCACGCCGATCGCCATGGAGAAAGAGCTTCGGTTTGCCATCCGTGAGGGCGGTCGTACGGTCGGCGCCGGTGTCGTCAGCGAAATTATCGAATAA
- the rplC gene encoding 50S ribosomal protein L3: MCKGLVGKKLGMTSLFASNGKYIPVTVLQVGPCVITQIKKLATDGYQALQIGFGDKKPSKTTKPLQGHFKKSGDGCYRTVKEVGVENPDEYTLGQMIGTELFSIGEKVNVTGTTKGRGFSGVMKRHGFGGGRQTHGCKNHRVPGSIGCSAWPAKVIKGKRMPGQYGVETKTVRNLEIVDIRPEENLILLNGPVPGSKSAIVTINKVLFA; this comes from the coding sequence ATGTGTAAAGGACTGGTTGGAAAAAAACTGGGCATGACATCGCTGTTCGCGTCCAATGGGAAATACATCCCTGTCACCGTCTTGCAAGTCGGTCCCTGTGTTATTACGCAGATCAAGAAGCTTGCCACTGACGGATATCAGGCGCTTCAGATCGGTTTCGGTGATAAAAAACCGAGCAAAACGACCAAACCGCTGCAAGGCCACTTCAAAAAAAGCGGTGACGGTTGTTATCGCACGGTGAAGGAAGTTGGCGTCGAGAACCCGGATGAGTACACGCTGGGGCAGATGATCGGTACCGAACTTTTTTCTATCGGAGAAAAAGTGAATGTTACCGGTACCACCAAAGGCCGTGGTTTTTCGGGTGTAATGAAAAGACATGGTTTCGGTGGCGGGCGCCAGACCCATGGCTGCAAGAACCACCGGGTTCCGGGATCTATCGGGTGTAGTGCCTGGCCGGCGAAAGTCATCAAGGGAAAACGAATGCCCGGGCAATACGGGGTTGAGACGAAAACGGTCAGAAACCTGGAAATTGTCGATATCCGTCCGGAAGAGAATCTCATCCTGCTGAATGGACCTGTACCGGGTTCCAAATCAGCTATCGTAACGATTAACAAGGTCCTTTTCGCTTAA
- the rplD gene encoding 50S ribosomal protein L4: protein MAVVDVINIAGEVVTQTELNETIFNVPVKKSVLHQVVTAQLAGRRAGSASVKRRSDVRGSRHKLYRQKGTGRARKGDIKSPVLRGGGVVFGPDPRDYSKKVLKKVRKLALKMALSSKVQEQQLIVVDRIDLDEIKTRVFAGIVKTIDATKALIVTGEKNERLELSSRNIPGVKILQTEGLNVYDILKYPKLVILQPAIEGIEGRLG from the coding sequence ATGGCTGTTGTTGATGTAATAAATATTGCCGGAGAAGTCGTCACTCAAACGGAATTGAATGAAACGATTTTCAATGTGCCGGTTAAAAAGAGCGTGCTTCACCAGGTTGTTACCGCTCAACTGGCTGGTCGGAGGGCCGGATCGGCGTCGGTCAAACGGCGTTCCGATGTCAGGGGCAGCCGCCACAAACTCTACCGCCAGAAGGGAACGGGGCGTGCCCGCAAGGGCGACATCAAATCTCCCGTGCTGCGCGGGGGCGGTGTCGTCTTCGGTCCGGATCCCCGGGACTATTCCAAAAAAGTCCTTAAAAAAGTGCGCAAACTTGCCCTGAAAATGGCTTTGTCCAGTAAAGTTCAGGAGCAGCAGTTGATCGTTGTCGATCGCATTGACCTGGATGAAATCAAAACCCGTGTGTTTGCCGGAATCGTAAAGACCATCGATGCCACAAAGGCGCTGATCGTTACCGGCGAGAAGAACGAGCGATTGGAACTTTCATCCCGCAACATTCCTGGCGTCAAGATTCTTCAGACCGAAGGACTGAACGTCTACGATATCCTTAAATACCCCAAGCTGGTCATCCTCCAACCGGCGATTGAAGGGATAGAGGGGAGATTGGGCTGA
- the rplW gene encoding 50S ribosomal protein L23, with translation MNQYDIIKRPVITEKTSIQKEECNQVSFEVDKRANRVEIARAIEKIFNVKVAKTQTAHVRGKTTRRGRILGKRKDWKKAIVTLMPGERIDFFEGV, from the coding sequence ATGAATCAATACGACATCATAAAAAGACCGGTGATTACCGAGAAAACCAGTATTCAGAAAGAGGAATGCAACCAGGTCTCCTTCGAGGTCGATAAACGGGCCAACCGGGTCGAAATTGCCAGAGCCATCGAAAAAATATTTAACGTCAAGGTGGCCAAGACCCAAACCGCCCACGTCAGGGGAAAGACCACGCGACGGGGTCGTATTCTCGGAAAACGCAAAGACTGGAAAAAAGCCATCGTGACTTTGATGCCAGGTGAACGGATCGACTTTTTTGAAGGTGTATAG
- the rplB gene encoding 50S ribosomal protein L2, whose translation MAIRKVKPTSPGRRFQHYAGFEEITKTTPEKSLVRILKKSGGRNANGRVTSRHRGGGHKRYYRLIDFKRDKDGIPATVAAIEYDPNRSARIALLHYADGEKRYIIAPLKLSVGDTVMSGPEADIQAGNALPLANIPLGTHIHNIELKLGKGGQIVRSAGTFAQLMAKEDRYALVKLPSGEVRMVLLNCKATIGQLGNVTHENVSLGKAGRRRWQGRRPEVRGVAMNPVDHPMGGGEGRSSGGRHPCSPWGMPTKGYRTRKNKRTDRYIVKRRTK comes from the coding sequence ATGGCAATTAGAAAAGTAAAACCGACCAGCCCGGGACGTCGATTCCAACACTACGCCGGCTTCGAAGAGATTACCAAGACGACACCTGAAAAAAGTCTGGTACGAATTCTGAAAAAGAGTGGCGGCCGTAACGCCAATGGCCGTGTGACCAGTCGGCATCGGGGTGGCGGGCATAAACGATACTACCGCTTGATTGACTTTAAAAGGGATAAGGATGGAATTCCGGCCACCGTCGCCGCCATCGAATACGATCCCAACCGGTCTGCACGGATCGCCCTGTTGCATTATGCGGACGGTGAAAAACGGTATATCATCGCCCCGCTGAAGCTGTCGGTTGGAGATACGGTGATGTCCGGTCCCGAAGCGGACATTCAGGCCGGCAACGCACTCCCGCTGGCCAATATTCCGCTGGGAACGCATATTCACAACATCGAACTGAAACTCGGCAAGGGCGGGCAGATTGTTCGTAGCGCCGGAACCTTCGCCCAGCTGATGGCCAAGGAAGACCGCTATGCGCTGGTGAAGCTGCCTTCTGGCGAAGTCCGCATGGTTTTGCTGAACTGCAAGGCAACCATCGGACAGCTTGGCAATGTCACCCACGAAAACGTTTCCCTGGGAAAGGCCGGACGCAGGCGATGGCAAGGACGCCGGCCCGAGGTACGCGGTGTGGCCATGAATCCGGTGGATCATCCCATGGGCGGCGGTGAAGGACGGTCCTCCGGCGGACGGCACCCGTGCTCTCCGTGGGGAATGCCCACCAAGGGATACCGTACCCGCAAAAATAAACGAACCGATCGTTATATCGTCAAGCGGCGTACCAAATAG
- the rpsS gene encoding 30S ribosomal protein S19: MPRSLKKGPFIDPKLFKKVTEAQNSRSNQVIKTWSRRSTILPEMVGITLAVHNGRKFIPVFVSENMVGHKLGEFSPTRTYYGHAADKKSKVKR, from the coding sequence ATGCCACGTTCGTTAAAAAAAGGTCCTTTCATCGACCCGAAACTGTTTAAAAAGGTGACTGAAGCCCAGAATTCCAGGAGCAACCAGGTGATTAAAACCTGGTCGCGGCGGTCCACTATCCTGCCTGAAATGGTAGGTATCACTTTGGCCGTTCACAACGGAAGAAAATTTATCCCGGTTTTTGTTAGTGAGAACATGGTGGGTCACAAGCTGGGCGAATTTTCACCGACGCGAACCTATTACGGGCACGCAGCGGATAAAAAATCTAAAGTTAAAAGATAA
- the rplV gene encoding 50S ribosomal protein L22, with protein sequence MEVRATQRHVRISPQKVRMIADAIKGKPAEDAINALKFMPQKSAGIVEKIMRSAVANADQNTSIDVDELIVSNLLVDQGPSLKRFKARARGRGARILKRTSHITVVLSEGLVH encoded by the coding sequence ATGGAGGTCAGAGCTACTCAACGACATGTGCGCATCTCTCCCCAGAAGGTGAGGATGATCGCCGACGCCATCAAAGGCAAACCGGCCGAGGATGCGATCAACGCACTCAAATTCATGCCGCAGAAATCTGCCGGCATCGTCGAAAAAATCATGCGATCGGCGGTTGCCAATGCCGACCAGAACACAAGCATCGATGTCGACGAACTGATTGTCAGCAATCTGCTTGTTGATCAGGGGCCGTCGCTGAAACGATTTAAGGCAAGGGCCAGGGGCAGAGGCGCGCGTATACTCAAAAGAACCTCACATATCACTGTCGTGCTATCCGAAGGTTTAGTCCATTAA
- the rpsC gene encoding 30S ribosomal protein S3, with protein MGQKVNPISLRLGIVKTWESRWFAGKKYADYIFEDYQIRKFIKGKLHHAGVSKIEIERSTRRVRLRIFTARPGIVIGKKGSEIEKLKKELEGRVSQEVLIDIQEIRKPEVDAQLVAENVAMQIERRVAFRRAMKRGVSSAMRFGAQGVKIICSGRLGGAEMARTEWYREGRVPLHTLRADIDYGITEARTTYGIVGIKVFVFHGEILKKDQAEISG; from the coding sequence TTGGGCCAGAAAGTCAACCCTATTTCACTAAGGCTGGGGATCGTAAAGACCTGGGAATCCCGGTGGTTTGCCGGCAAGAAATATGCGGATTACATCTTTGAAGACTACCAGATCCGAAAATTCATCAAAGGTAAACTGCATCATGCCGGTGTATCTAAAATCGAAATTGAACGGTCTACCCGCAGGGTTCGACTTCGAATCTTCACGGCCCGTCCCGGAATCGTTATCGGGAAAAAGGGGTCGGAAATCGAAAAGCTCAAGAAAGAACTTGAGGGTCGCGTCAGCCAGGAAGTGCTCATCGACATCCAGGAAATCCGGAAGCCCGAAGTGGATGCCCAGCTCGTTGCTGAAAATGTCGCCATGCAGATCGAACGCCGGGTGGCATTCCGGCGGGCGATGAAGCGCGGCGTTTCCTCGGCCATGCGGTTCGGCGCCCAAGGCGTTAAGATCATTTGTTCCGGTCGGTTGGGGGGCGCCGAAATGGCCCGTACCGAATGGTATCGCGAAGGACGTGTGCCACTGCACACTTTGCGTGCGGATATTGACTACGGCATTACCGAAGCCAGAACCACCTATGGAATCGTCGGAATTAAGGTTTTTGTTTTCCATGGGGAAATTCTCAAAAAGGATCAAGCCGAAATTAGTGGATAG
- the rplP gene encoding 50S ribosomal protein L16 has protein sequence MLSPKKVKYRKSQKGRMKGAAYRGCNLNFGEFGLQAIDCGRISSKQIEAARIAMTRHVKRGGKIWIRLFPDKPYTKKPAEVRMGKGKGAPEGWVAVIKPGRVLYEMTGVSREMAKEALRLAAHKLPIKTRFVERSEQL, from the coding sequence ATGCTGAGCCCCAAAAAGGTCAAATATCGAAAGAGTCAAAAGGGAAGAATGAAGGGCGCCGCCTATCGGGGCTGCAATCTGAATTTCGGCGAATTCGGGCTGCAGGCCATCGACTGCGGCCGAATTTCCTCCAAACAAATCGAGGCGGCACGTATCGCCATGACGCGCCACGTAAAAAGAGGCGGGAAAATATGGATTCGATTGTTTCCGGATAAACCTTACACCAAAAAACCCGCTGAAGTCCGCATGGGTAAGGGAAAAGGCGCGCCCGAAGGCTGGGTGGCGGTCATCAAGCCCGGTCGAGTGCTTTATGAAATGACCGGCGTCAGCCGGGAGATGGCCAAGGAAGCCCTTCGCCTCGCTGCTCACAAGCTTCCCATCAAAACACGGTTTGTGGAGAGGAGTGAGCAACTATGA